The stretch of DNA CAAATCAAAGCAATAAAGGACTTCGTTCATTTATTCTACTCTCCATTCACGACTGGGCTCGAATCGAGGGTCTAATCGAGGATGAGGTCACTGTTCAATCTAAGTTCAGGCTTGGTCATAACATTGCaattggtttgatcgtttatttCGTCTCTAATTCATTTATatgatatttttaattatttgtgttgaattaaatcatatatccttaaaatcgcgtacaaatttaattgttatccaatttttgGGATAACATCATCTATTCACTACTGATGCGTTAACAGTTTCGATCGATATCTTAAGCAGTCACCTTTTTGTgcatggaattaattctaataatagAAAACAAGAATATTAGGACCATAACACTTACTAATGACATATTCACACAATATAATCGGTAGATATAAACCACCTATTGATGAAACTATCATACAAGGAAAATTAAAGATTAAATTTGCTTCGTCAAAAGTTACAAGGATCAATATCAGAATTTATTAATAATTAAGTGATAAAAAATGCAATTATTCCTTTAATAAGTTTACAAACATTTACTGTGAaacaacaagaaaaagaaaatggaaaAAATTATTTGGGACTAAACTTTAAAAACTAGCCCACGGGATTTTTTCCCGAATTTCTTTATTCCCACCAACAGGTCATGTCTCTCCTAATCCCAATTCTTTATGATCATCacatcttctttttcttttttttttcttttttttccattAAAGACAAAGTCATTATCTTCTAACACTAATAGAATCATCTAATCAGATTTCTATTACAATAAAAACACCAATTAACTTGCGCAAGAGCAATGGTCATAATTTGTTTCGAATTCGAAATATAATTACGAGTCGGCCAGTTAGTCTCTTATCCTTTTGAAGAGTTTAAGTTTTGTCCTGAAACTCTATAATTAAGTTATTACCTATTTATAATAGGTAACTGTTTAGAGTAATATGATCTGATATAATCTAAATAACAGAGTAAATAAATTTTTACTCTTTTACTAATTGCGGAAAATAGTAAAAAgactattaggaccataaaatccACAAACGAAATATCACATACTCCAATAATAATTGGCAGATAAAAAGCACCTAATAATGAAAAAAGCTAGCACGAAATATAATTGTCAATAATTAGCATTGAATATTTCGTACTTAAACAAAAATAGTTACCACTTTTATCTAAAACTCAAAATCCGCAAACCCCCTAATCCAACTATAATTCTGTTCTATCACAAACTTCTCTTTACTAAAATCTTTATCCTACGGAATTTTGGTGAAATTCCTCTCTATAAATACCAAACTCTCGTTCACTTTACAAGCACTCAGTTTTTACAAAGCTTTCTTGTTTTTATCTTCAGTGAGAGATTCTTTTAGTTTTCTCTATAATAcaaaaagagagaaagagagatgGATCTTGATCTTACACCAAAGTTGGCAAAGCAATTGCACGGAGGAGATGGTGGTTCTTATTATGCATGGTGTCCTAATGAGCTGCCTATGTTAAAAGAAGGAAATATTGGTGGTGCTAAACTTGCTCTTTCTAAAAATGGCTTTGCTTTGCCTCGTTACTCTGATTCTGCTAAAGTTGCCTATGTTCTTCAAGGTAAAATTTGGGTCCCTTGTTTTTGGGTTATGATCATAATTTGGGGTTTTTGTGTTTACTGTTTAGAGTTCTATATCTCCCACTTGGGGTTTTTATTGGTGTTTTTTACTTTTATGTTTATGAATCGTAATGGGTTTGTTGTTTTGATTTATGGGATCTTGTTAAATTTTGTTCTTTAGAATAAATATTTACTACTCCATTGTTTAGGAATTCTATAATCCTACTTGCGTTTTGTTGTTTTGGTTGGTGGGGTTGTACTCTGAGCCGTAGTCAATATTTTAAACTTATGAGTTCGGAATTATAATCCTTTTTAAGTTAGTGGGTTCTATATTAAGAATCTGTATATATTCAATGGATTTGTTATAACAAATACATGATTTGTATCAAAGCTAATGGGTTTGACTGAGCCCGGAATCGTAAGGCTATCTCCGACCTGTACTTTTGTTGTAGTTTTGTGTTTTTAATGGAATTTACTTGTTTTGATTTGGGGTTTTGGTTATTAGTCTTGGTTTTGATGGTTTGGTTTAGAATCTAGGTCTTGCGTGATCTATTTATTACTATTTGATTATGATGTTAAGGTCTAAGAATTTGATCCCTCTTTTACtgtaaatcttttttttttttttttttgattgtgACATGGTTTGAGTAATTATGATTTAAATTGTTAAGATCATTCTACTTTGAGTAATGATAGTTGGTATTTATGACCAATTAGTATAGCACCTAGGTTTCTATTTACTGCTATAAAGAGAGCTAAGCTATGCATATATGATACAATTCTATATTACTTGGTTACTTTGTAAATACTCCCTGTTAATTACTGTGAATTGTGTGGTTGAATTAAAGATTTAAATCCGTAAGTTTCTTGATGCCTAATGATTTTGTGATAGTGTATGGTAGTATATGTAGCTTACAACTTTTAAATACATTGTATACAGATCTGCTTATTGAGTTCTTTTCTGAAAATTTATCTGAATTCTATCAGGTTCTGGAGTTGCTGGAATTGTTCTTCCAGAGAAAGAAGAGAAGGTGCTAGCGATTAAGACGGGCGATGCTTTAGCCCTCCCTTTTGGTGTTGTAACATGGTGGTACAACAAAGAGGACACAGAACTTGTGATTCTCTTCCTTGGTGATACCAAAACTGCACACAAAGCTGGTTCATTCACCGACATGTACTTGACCGGCTCAAATGGCATTTTCACTGGTTTTTCAACTGAATTTGTTAGCAGGGCATGGAATTTAGAAGAGAGTGTTGCTAAAACTCTTGTTAGCTCCCAAACTGCTCAGGGTATCGTGAAGCTTGACTCAGGCTTCCAAATGCCTGAGCCTAAGCAAGGCCACAGGGACGGCATGGTTCTCAACTGTTTGGAAGCCCCGTTGGATGTTGACATTAAGGGTGGTGGAAAGGTTGTTGTTTTGAACACCAAGAACTTGCCTTTGGTCGGCGAAGTTGGACTTGGTGCTGATCTTGTGAGGTTGAATGGAAGTGCTATGTGCTCTCCCGGTTTTTCATGTGATTCAGCTCTTCAGGTAACTTACATTGTTAGAGGCAGTGGCCGAGTTCAGGTTGTTGGCCCTGATGGTAAGCGCGTGCTTGAAACACACATCAAGGCGGGCAATCTCTTCATTGTTCCAAGGTTCTTTGTCGTCTCCAAAATTGGTGATCCTGATGGCATGGACTGGTTCTCTATCATCACTACCCCTAAGTAtgtattttcatttttatttttgtttatgtcAATATACTAATTTACTTAACCAATTTCTAACCTTAAACAAACTTTTATGTGGCAGTCCAATTTTCACTCACTTGGCGGGAAGGACTTCAGTGTGGAAGGCGCTATCGCCACAAGTGCTGCAGGCTGCTTTCAAGGTTTCACCAGATGTAGAGAAGCAATTCAGCTCAAAGAGGACTGCAGAAGAGATTTTCTTCCCACCACCAAACTGATTTGATTGACCAAAGTTTACATCCTTTAATAAACTTAGTAATAAGAGTAGTAGTTTTAGTAGTATAGAGGTTTTGGAATTGATGGTATACTGTTTTTGATTTGGATTTTTCTTTTGGCGTTCGGAACAAGAGTATCTTTGCTCTTCAGTCTTCATAATAATATCCTAGTTTAGTTAAGTATCTTTTGTTGGTTGCCGTTTTTTTTCTGAATTTGATCAGCTATTAAATCTAGACTGGTACTGGTTTCTCTTTAAGTTCCACAAGTATTAGAACATATATAAATTGCCTCATTTACCAAAATTTCAATCTTTGAAGAGGAAGATAGTTAAAATTTACAAATCTAAGAGAAAAAGAGATCATCTATTCTGATATTCTGACTAAGATATCTTGATCATATATGAGTTTCTTTATATAAATTTCCACTTTCCAGCTTCAaaccaaataaaatcaattgcCACATTGCTCTTTAGTTCAAGGTCTTAGACTTTCAGGAGTTATATCTTCAAAACCAAACAAAAAAGTTGCCAATTATTTAAAATCAGTTTGCAAATAACATTCTACAACAAGTGctaaccaaaaaaaaaacaaagggtTAAGTTGCCACAAGAGAATAGTTAAAGACTTACAGGGGCCAGTCGAcgaaagttaaaaagttaaaaGGGCTCCGCTGCATTTTCCTCCTTTTATAAGTACTATATTATTCATTTCATTTTCATGGCGTTCCCTCCATCTTCAGTATAATAACACGCCAAAGTTCGAAACTGCGTATCACTATTGTTAGTTTGGGGAATTGGAATTGGGAAGAGAAAAACTCAAAAACAGATGCCGCTATTCAGCTCAATGGAGTGTGATTACCCATTAATCGACCCCAATTTCCGCGACTTCTGTGCTTCTCACGCCATTTATTCAGGTTCCCTTTTCTACACACTCATTTTTTTCCCCAGCTCGTTCTTATCAGTTTGAAGAGTCGACTTGTTCTGTGGATTAGCTCTAATTGGTTAAAAAAAATTGGCTATACCTTTTCCCCCTTTCTATTTTTGGGGATTCCATACAtaaatatgtgtgtgtgtgtgtgtgtgtgtgtgtgttggcgGAGACCTGAACTTCAAGTTGATGTCACTTTCTTTTTGTAGTGCCAATGTCGTTCCTATATTTCTTTTGCTGATATGATTTTGGGCAAAATATCCTCTGTTAGACTACAATTTTATGCAACTTAGCTCaataggtcacgggttcaagtcgTGGAAGCAGCCATTAGTGCTTGCGTGCGGCCCTTCCCCAGATCATGCGTGAACGCGGGATGCCTTGTGCACCAATCTGCTCTTTTTTAGCTCTAAAAGATAAATAACCGGATTTATAGATAACAAAAGTGGTGGATATAATTCTAGGACACCCTAAAAAAACACAATGAAATAAAAGTGGGTCTAAAGCATCTTTAAATGAAGAAGTATTGGAAAGTCCAGAGAAAAAGTTTAGCATGGAGGAAAAAGTTTTCCTAAAGGGGTGGACACAATTCTAGGACACCCAAAAAAAGATAGTAAGAAAGTTATTGGAACATAGGATAATGGATAAATATGAAGTTTATGTATTTCAGTAAATATTATTTTGTTCTTTTGTTTTTGCAGTTGAAGATTTTCTTCTACATGATCTTTACGTGTTAGTGATTTCAACAGAACAGCATCATAATTCTGAGAGATTGAAGGAGGTTTGATCTGCCTCATATGTAGTTTTCATATATCTGTCTTTTGGTATTTGATATTCCTATAATGATCTGATACATCCGTTTTACTTGTAATAAAATAGGGCATCACTCAGGTTCTGACTATCATCAATGGTCAGCATCAACCATGGGTAAATGGTCAGGAGTTGTTGGATGATGCTTTACAGAATAAACGCTCCTTGCCTACTGGATGTAGAAGGTACCAATGCTTGAACGCCCCATACTTTTATAGCTTCTTTGGCAGTAGATAACTGATGAATAGGACTACACTCGACCAGCATAGATGCGTTTCTTCATGGTGGATTAAAGAAGGGACATTTGACAGAGCTAGTTGGCCCGTCATCCTCTGGTAAAACACAAGTAAGAGTGTATTGATAATGCAAATTCTTTTGACATATTTTCTGTGGAGATTGTGTTGATTTCTGATTTTTGTTTCTTTGAAGTTAGATAAATCTTATGATTATTGAATTATTGAAGCATGTTTCATCTTTGAAGCCTCGTTTAGCTCTCAATTCTGTTGCTGATTCAAGATTATATTTTGGTCCAGATTTGCTTACGAGCTGCTTCAAGTGTTGCGGAAAGCTGGGGCAAAATCATTTTCTTGGACTCTGGAAATTCTTTCTCTTCAAAACGTGTTGCTCAATTTGTCACTCAGACATCAGATCCTTCTGCTTATGAGGTCAAACATGTTTCTAGCCTTTTGGATTAACCTTATTTCTTTGTCTTATGTTCTCATGTCTAAACTTACCAAAGAAACAATGAATAGACGTTTTCAACTGTGATTCCCTTAATTTTGTTATTTGTTGCTACCTAGGTAGGATACAACTCGGTTGGAGTTTCAGAAATCTCTGTGTTGATTGGCACACCAAAGTATCCAATGAAAGTTAGGGGTAGTGCTGAAACTTCTGATTAGATTACTAGATGTTTTTGTGTATGACTCCACATTCTCTATCTTACATATGCGGTGGTGAACAGAAAAAGGATACTTGCAGAATTGTTGGAAAGTCAATTCCTTATTCACTCTTTTGTAATTCTTTCTAGTTGATTTCCTTTATCATCATAATAGCTCTAGTTCTGTCATCAAATCATGGTATCATGTAGTTGATACATCATAAGTTGCACAGATCCATCTGATTATAGTTTATGACAGTTCCATAATTCGTGTTGAATGAATGTAAATACAAGAACTATGCTGTAAGAAGTTTCTTTGCGCTGCTAATTAACAAAACAAGTTGAAGTTAGAAgttgattattttattttttcctttctacTACTGACATGTGAACCAACAAGGACTGATTTGTACAGATTCATACTCCAATAGGACTTTCATTTCTCTTAGTAGGTCACATAGATTAGGCTTCCTCTTGTCCCAAATTCAGTTACATATGCAACATTGAATATCTACTAACTGGAGAATGTACTGTACAAATTAACGTTTGTCCAGCATGAATAATAGGGCTCTGGAGATTTATCATGCAAGATTGCAAGTTGCTGTCAATACCGTTTTCTCTCTCTGACATTTAACTCTTTCTGTAGGTGGACAGGGCCCTTCAAGCAGTAATGAACAACATAGTATGCTTGTCAGTGTTTGACATTTTTACACTGTTTGAAGTGCTTCATCAGCTAAAGAACAATCTCATATCTCAGGTTTTTGGAAATACAATGCTAAAATTTCTCTACTCTCATCTCATCTCCTTTTCCCTATTACCATGGATTGGGTACGAGTCCTCAGGGCACTCATTTCCGTGGGTATGATATGCAGGTAGATCAGCATATAAGTATGATTATCATTGACTCAATATCATCACTCATTACACCAATTCTTGGAGGAGGTGGTGCACAAGGTAATTTTTCACTAAAAGATGAAATGGTAATAACTTTATGGTTGTAATTTTTAATTATCCTTATTTATTAGTATATACTTTCTTAAGCAATTTAAGATTTAAGTTGTAGTTTCTTtattttaagaaatatttattttgttctttttaaTGTAGTTTATTGGTTGACGAACTACAAATTCTAGGTTTAGATTTAGTTGTTTTTTTTCCTTTAGTATTTATATTCTAACTAGTTGGGATTGAAACTTAGTTGTTGATATATGCTCTCAGACATAATGCATCATTTGTGAGTTCCCCTACAATTTTTTCGTCGATTTGTTGTTTCTGCTGTCTACTATCCTAGTGCAAACTTGTTTCTAGGTATCTGATGGACGATTGCTTGTGAAAAAGATGTTAAATGGGAATAAAGGGGTAAATGTGCAAACTTAGCTTCCTACACTGATATTAATCTTGCTTTTCTGGATTTCgtttcttccaaataaatttaaTTTTATCCTGAGTTTCTTCTTCCATCTATAGGCAGCAGATGATTTGGTTTTTCCCTGCGGTATCATGTCCACAGATTTGTCAATTTACTTTTGTTGAATGAAGGAACAAAAATAGTGGAGAAATGTATAGAAGCTTTGCCATGTTCACTGCATAATTTGTTTCATATGTCTGAACTGTTTGTTGAAGTAGAAAACTTAAGTTTAATTCCATATATCAAAACTACCTGCTTGACTACTGATTCTCGAAGTAATAACTAAAGGGCTTGTTCTTTTTGCGTGAAACAGGACATGCTTTAATGGTTTCAGTGGGATTTTTACTAAAACGATTAACACATGAACATGATATCTGCATTTTGGTAAGTTTGGCAGTAACATAACATTAGCATGCTCTCTTTGCTGCAGCATTATTCATTCTCTATGGGGTATCATCTTTTGTCTTCTAATGCGCTTTTTTAACTGAtggatttgattttcttttaactGGATCAGTGGATTAGGCACATCAGCCAGAAACTTGAACGCGTCAAGTTGTTATATActtaccatatgaacctattaatGGTTTAGATCTTCTAAAGGGAACTTCAGTTTTGTATTGATCCACATATTTCAAATTGGACTCAACAAGTAAATTCTAATTAAATTCCTATTTGTCCACCCGAACTTTTCTCTGTAAGTAATGGGGTATTGTAGTTCTACTTTCACTATAGGCTGTTAGTTTGCTAGATATCCTAATTGTGGACCTCATATAATATCTATCCTTCTGTGCTAGGTTACCAATCACATGGTGGCCGGTGAGAAAGGTACTTCCAAGCCAGCACTTGGGGAGAGTTGGAGGGGCATCCCGCATGTTAGACTTCTGTTATCCAGAGACCACACTCGGAACATCAGCAGCATGTCAGTACTTAGACACCCACACATGGTATGTTTCTTGCAAGAATAGCTCTATTGTTCAAACTTGGTTCTCAGCAACTTATCGAACTTCATTAGACTAATCAACCTAAACACCTGACTTTGCAACATCAATTTTTGATTCTGGATTTTGGTTTTATAAAGCTATAATGAAACACCATCATTGTGTCATGAAGATTAATTTCTAATAGTGGATATTTCATCTAGGCTACAGGAGATAGAGTTGAGTTCGAGGTACAATGATATCAGGCTTTATAATGCCTGAGAATCTTGGCTTTTAGTTTATCCAGGTATCGACTTGATGCTGTGGAATTGTAGAGGAAAATGTCAACTAATATATTTGTTAGGAAAGAAGAAAGATATGGCGACCTTGTGAGATGGAGATGAAGCTACGAGACTACTACATGTTTTTACTTTTATATGAAATGGATTGTGGTTCGTATTTTGTAGTCTCTCATTTGGACTTGAGATGAAACTAATATTATTTTGACAGAAAATATTTACTGAATATAGAGGAGAAAATTACTTTCTTAATCAAAATTGTGAGTTGATgcttgtatgggtcaaaatctgttaTAGAATATTTAAGATAAGATAACACTAAAGAAAGAGTCCTCGAGTTGTCGTCAGTCGAGGTTGACTAGGAAGTAGCGAGATTCGCGGTCAAGATGTCAACAATAATCGAGGTTGAGCACCGTTGATTAAGTTGTAATGGCTATTTTTtgaaataggatattaaagagaatattctagtggatattttctgcatttgtactattagggtttattAGGAAAATGTctcatataaataaaaaaatagacaATGATATGGGGCATGTGACATTCATTTGATAAGAACAAACTTTTGACAAAAGATTCTCTCTTACTAGGATATAAACATtacctttttatcaagattctcgttcatattattccatacttttccattagatccgagaataatttgaacattctaggatttgtctatcattcatcattgtcaggaggaacaaccatctagttcatcctttattgggtgaatcatttctCCTTTTTACTTAAATGGCTTTTATTGttatttgttgatattaagtGCTATATTATTGCTCGTACTTTTTGGAATAGTTATTGCACGTTGCTATCAATCTACCACCAGATCTGTTTGACATTAGTCACGTTTTCGGAACTCATAactagaaatattattattaactaggtttaacttattatcatatagatttaattatttgaaccaaaagctacatttttggtcaaacaatttggcgccttctgtggggatttcttagttaagcttttagtttcttctagatctacagcCAATATGGGTCACTAACGTAAAACAAAAGAAGCAAAAAACAAGATCTCCTTTCTTTGTACGTACAAATCCCAACATGGCAGGTAACCGAGAAGAAAAGATGAGAATAATAAGTGACCTCCCAACTAACCTCATGAACGTCATCAACGAAAGTTGTGAAATGGCAGACGAAGACGCAACGCCCAATGCTTCCCCCAGGCGAGATGGGTTGTCGTCTCCTCACTGCAacatcacaaaatctcttggtaagaGAGCCTCCACATATATGGGGGAGGAGACGCCCCCAGCTGTAAAAAAGCTCCTCGAAGCATGGCTAATTGACACGCTAACCAACATCCTCTACAAGTCTGCCTGGGACGCGACTACAGAAAACGCAAGGACTTGCACTATACAACCAGCAGACGAGCAGTGCAACCAACTCCCTCTTCCTTCGACGACAtgtattactcacaatgtcatTAATAGTGCAGGTGACAACGCCCTCGCAACCATtttgaaaaggatggaggaaatggagaatGAGAACAAGGTATTTcgagatcaaatgaaagaacaccagGAAATGGTCGATAAAATATCGGGCTCTCCCAAGCTATTTGATGTGCCGTAGAAATGTGGCACCTTTGATACTAATTACATAGTCTTTAGTTCATCTTTTAAAGCAGTataagtcatttcttatgtagttttggtATTTTGCAGGAAACCAGACTTGAAGAACCAAGAATAGGAAAAAGATAACAAAAACCCATGGAAAGGTAGAAATGCGGAAGGTTTGCGACCGCAAAAGTGATGTGTGGACCGCAGACCCATCACAGAGTGAAACAGACCACCCCAGTAATTGAGAGTCAAATCTGCGGttcattttgcggtcgcacaattcatatgcggaccgcatagtgatcgcacaAATACAAAAGGATTTCCTGTGAAGATGATTTTGCGGTACGATATGCGGCCGCGAAACCAACATGCGGATCGCACAATCAAAATGCGATGAACAACTGGAAAACTCTGTGATCAGATCTGCGGTGAAAAAGAGAGATGTTCGGACTACGAATGTGTTCTACGGCCCGTTCTGCGACCTATTCTGTGGTTGTAGACTTTATCTGCAGGGTCATTTTTGTCACTTTTTGTCTACGACTTTTGGACCATTATAAATAGAATGACTAGTGTTTTTGTGGACCATCTTGTCTGAAAAAGAGGCTACACTTAGAGCATTGAATACaccattattttggaagctttgagagagaattcaaaaCTTTGTCctctttgtaagctttatgactttatttattactttgttcTTGTATTCTAGTATAAGCTAACTTTAAATACTAAAGTTGTGGACCCTAAGTGAGTGCAATGTTAATGTGTATTTactattgaatatatatatatatatatatatatatatatatatatatatatatatatatatatatatatatatatatatatatatatataacacacacacacacacaatggttggttgatttctatttatttctcatgcttcatttatggttgatggttgcaaatattgaccAGTGCCAttttacttggaaaagtgggttagggtttggtagaattgaatagtaagaactcaaggctttaaaccttgtttaatagaatcaCTTAGAGATAAGTTGGTTCTACTTGGCATAGACtggttgttcttaattgtaactcttttatatttgggaaaatcataaagagaaaatactacctaattattgaaaaatattgggtagtcatttaagaaccatttgcatatcaaaggaccttccattagaaatatatcatattcacaccgatagcattacattccattgatgGGGATACAACCTTGGTTTCTTAATCAAATTAATCAAATTCTCTTAACAAAATAGCTTTTCTTGACAATTCACAATTACAAAACTCCTTTTAAACTAACGGAGTAGAACTATGGCTaaagtcaagtttcacactactcaagtaaccttttcacacctattccctgtgggattaGACCCCAACCTAGTTGGTTTATTATATTTGACCGTTTTACACCATTTATATAGGTGTAATTTGAGtgtatcaaattttggcgtcgttgccggggaataCGGTTTTGAAATTACTAATTAATGTATGCTTTACTTTACATCTTCTTCTATTCCATCACACTTTGCTTGGTGTCATTAGGTAAACATGGGCGAGCTGGAAAAAGAGAATGTGTTTGCGGATATAGATGAGTATATTGAGGATACAAATGCCATTGTCTCTTCGAGAGTTGACGCTGCTACCTTCAAAGTGGAACACAGTCTAATCCTAATGCTAAAGGCAGAGGGGTTCTTCTGAAATTTCACCGATCCGACACAACATCTCATAAACTTTTTGGGTGTGTGTGCAATGCACAAGCAGAATCATGTCTCGGATGATTGCCCTAAGGTTGAGTGTGTTCAA from Nicotiana tomentosiformis chromosome 11, ASM39032v3, whole genome shotgun sequence encodes:
- the LOC104090593 gene encoding glutelin type-D 1, which produces MDLDLTPKLAKQLHGGDGGSYYAWCPNELPMLKEGNIGGAKLALSKNGFALPRYSDSAKVAYVLQGSGVAGIVLPEKEEKVLAIKTGDALALPFGVVTWWYNKEDTELVILFLGDTKTAHKAGSFTDMYLTGSNGIFTGFSTEFVSRAWNLEESVAKTLVSSQTAQGIVKLDSGFQMPEPKQGHRDGMVLNCLEAPLDVDIKGGGKVVVLNTKNLPLVGEVGLGADLVRLNGSAMCSPGFSCDSALQVTYIVRGSGRVQVVGPDGKRVLETHIKAGNLFIVPRFFVVSKIGDPDGMDWFSIITTPNPIFTHLAGRTSVWKALSPQVLQAAFKVSPDVEKQFSSKRTAEEIFFPPPN
- the LOC104090592 gene encoding DNA repair protein RAD51 homolog 4 isoform X3, with the protein product MPLFSSMECDYPLIDPNFRDFCASHAIYSVEDFLLHDLYVLVISTEQHHNSERLKEGITQVLTIINGQHQPWVNGQELLDDALQNKRSLPTGCRSIDAFLHGGLKKGHLTELVGPSSSGKTQICLRAASSVAESWGKIIFLDSGNSFSSKRVAQFVTQTSDPSAYEVDRALQAVMNNIVCLSVFDIFTLFEVLHQLKNNLISQVDQHISMIIIDSISSLITPILGGGGAQGHALMVSVGFLLKRLTHEHDICILVTNHMVAGEKGTSKPALGESWRGIPHVRLLLSRDHTRNISSMSVLRHPHMATGDRVEFEVQ
- the LOC104090592 gene encoding DNA repair protein RAD51 homolog 4 isoform X1; amino-acid sequence: MPLFSSMECDYPLIDPNFRDFCASHAIYSVEDFLLHDLYVLVISTEQHHNSERLKEGITQVLTIINGQHQPWVNGQELLDDALQNKRSLPTGCRSIDAFLHGGLKKGHLTELVGPSSSGKTQICLRAASSVAESWGKIIFLDSGNSFSSKRVAQFVTQTSDPSAYEVDRALQAVMNNIVCLSVFDIFTLFEVLHQLKNNLISQVDQHISMIIIDSISSLITPILGGGGAQGHALMVSVGFLLKRLTHEHDICILVTNHMVAGEKGTSKPALGESWRGIPHVRLLLSRDHTRNISSMSVLRHPHMEIELSSRYNDIRLYNA
- the LOC104090592 gene encoding DNA repair protein RAD51 homolog 4 isoform X2 translates to MPLFSSMECDYPLIDPNFRDFCASHAIYSVEDFLLHDLYVLVISTEQHHNSERLKEGITQVLTIINGQHQPWVNGQELLDDALQNKRSLPTGCRSIDAFLHGGLKKGHLTELVGPSSSGKTQICLRAASSVAESWGKIIFLDSGNSFSSKRVAQFVTQTSDPSAYEVDRALQAVMNNIVCLSVFDIFTLFEVLHQLKNNLISQVDQHISMIIIDSISSLITPILGGGGAQGHALMVSVGFLLKRLTHEHDICILVTNHMVAGEKGTSKPALGESWRGIPHVRLLLSRDHTRNISSMSVLRHPHMETRLEEPRIGKR